From the genome of Bacillus oleivorans, one region includes:
- a CDS encoding AAA family ATPase, with protein MKQTIDPNLEWIHHHVLAWTEERNIPSAMDALEKVYHLTKSTEANDILSLGYALVALALRAEQKHPTLIQTWIQEALRLDPTNSMALDLSAQLEWAKKRNLFARVSFPLIRETDNRTAKRKAAHQLIEESKKLYIELKDALEIHDDQHSSLPLENLRQIAEEAIQTVDELINASEKYEQSLTGTFYTSVHYEEMIEKVKEVERLQAMWESQLESFADQTLNDRSALQELESMIGLHDVKTRMNQYYQFLKYQKQRKKWGFQSKDVMSLNMILTGNPGTGKTTIARLLARIYHELGLLPRNEVLEVNRSHLIGAFMGQTEENVKHYVEKALGGVLFIDEAYSLKRDGQSGQDFGQTAIDTLVSLMTSKEYGGKFAVILAGYPEEMRNFLDSNPGLRSRFPSSNHFHLSDYSNEELLEIAKLIAFENDYILTEKALLEVSARIEKERIDDTFGNARTVRDIILNAIFKKGVQTGNTYDVLQYSFIEREHVSCDAMEDENTVTDELDQLIGLNSIKDEVTAIMAFLEAQQKRRDLGLPSVPLQLHSVFSGNPGTGKTTVASIFSKLLKNIGILKRGHLVVVSRADLVAEYVGQTATKTKKKIREALGGVLFIDEAYSLFKEGGQDFGKEAIETLVDEMTKHHENLVVIMAGYPLEMEELLNSNPGLRSRFKKFFAFPDYTPEELVQIGEKFCKKYAYTILPDAREWLLERLNEQVIPGNGRFMDNLMSEAIQGQALRVIKEIGSDTDHLSIISKEDIENAFVKARNGDSIL; from the coding sequence ATGAAACAAACAATAGACCCAAATCTAGAATGGATTCACCATCATGTATTAGCATGGACCGAAGAAAGAAATATTCCTTCAGCCATGGATGCTTTAGAAAAGGTATATCATTTAACGAAAAGTACCGAAGCCAACGATATCCTTTCGCTAGGTTATGCATTAGTTGCATTAGCTCTAAGAGCAGAACAGAAACATCCAACCTTAATTCAAACTTGGATTCAGGAGGCATTGCGATTAGACCCAACAAATTCAATGGCGCTCGATTTATCCGCTCAATTAGAGTGGGCTAAAAAACGCAATCTATTTGCACGTGTTTCCTTTCCTCTTATTAGAGAGACAGATAATCGGACTGCCAAAAGAAAAGCGGCCCATCAGTTAATCGAAGAGTCTAAAAAGCTTTACATAGAACTGAAGGATGCCCTGGAGATCCATGATGATCAGCATTCTTCTCTGCCACTCGAGAATCTAAGACAAATAGCAGAGGAAGCAATCCAAACTGTAGACGAATTAATCAATGCTTCAGAAAAGTATGAGCAATCCTTAACCGGCACCTTTTACACATCGGTTCATTATGAAGAGATGATCGAAAAGGTAAAGGAAGTAGAGCGATTGCAGGCAATGTGGGAAAGTCAGCTTGAGTCTTTTGCCGATCAGACACTTAATGATCGTTCCGCCTTACAAGAACTAGAATCCATGATCGGTCTTCATGATGTTAAAACGAGAATGAACCAGTACTATCAATTTTTAAAGTATCAAAAGCAAAGAAAAAAATGGGGATTTCAGTCCAAGGATGTCATGAGCTTGAACATGATTCTAACTGGGAATCCCGGGACTGGAAAAACAACAATTGCCCGGCTCCTGGCGCGAATTTATCACGAATTAGGTTTGCTTCCGCGCAATGAAGTATTGGAAGTAAATCGTTCGCATCTGATTGGAGCCTTTATGGGCCAAACAGAAGAAAATGTTAAGCATTATGTCGAAAAAGCTCTAGGCGGCGTTTTATTTATTGATGAAGCATACAGTTTGAAACGGGACGGACAATCCGGTCAGGATTTTGGACAAACAGCGATTGACACGCTTGTTTCCCTGATGACCAGTAAAGAATACGGCGGCAAATTTGCAGTCATTTTAGCTGGATACCCTGAAGAAATGCGAAACTTTTTAGATAGTAACCCGGGACTTAGAAGCCGATTCCCTTCCTCTAATCATTTTCATTTAAGCGATTATAGCAATGAGGAGCTGCTTGAAATAGCGAAGCTGATTGCTTTCGAGAACGATTATATCTTGACCGAAAAAGCACTGCTGGAAGTTTCAGCAAGGATTGAAAAGGAACGGATTGATGATACATTTGGAAACGCTCGGACAGTACGGGACATTATTTTAAATGCGATTTTTAAAAAAGGGGTTCAAACCGGCAATACTTATGATGTTCTCCAATACAGTTTTATTGAACGAGAGCATGTTTCATGCGATGCAATGGAAGATGAAAACACTGTCACAGATGAGCTTGACCAATTGATTGGGTTAAATTCGATAAAAGACGAAGTTACGGCCATTATGGCTTTTTTAGAGGCCCAGCAAAAACGGAGGGATCTGGGTCTCCCATCCGTTCCGCTTCAATTACATTCCGTATTCTCAGGTAACCCCGGGACCGGGAAAACAACAGTGGCTTCTATTTTTTCTAAGCTTTTAAAAAATATTGGAATCCTTAAAAGAGGTCATCTTGTTGTCGTGAGCCGGGCGGATTTAGTTGCGGAATATGTCGGTCAGACGGCAACTAAGACTAAAAAGAAAATACGTGAAGCCTTAGGCGGTGTATTATTTATTGACGAGGCCTATTCTCTCTTCAAAGAAGGCGGCCAGGATTTTGGAAAAGAGGCAATTGAAACGCTCGTCGATGAAATGACGAAGCATCACGAAAATCTCGTTGTCATCATGGCGGGGTACCCACTTGAAATGGAAGAACTGCTGAACAGCAATCCAGGTTTGCGGTCCCGTTTTAAAAAGTTTTTTGCTTTTCCGGACTATACTCCTGAGGAATTGGTGCAAATCGGGGAGAAATTCTGTAAAAAATACGCTTATACGATTTTACCGGACGCAAGAGAGTGGTTATTAGAACGATTAAATGAGCAAGTTATCCCGGGGAATGGGCGTTTTATGGATAATCTGATGTCGGAAGCGATCCAGGGACAAGCATTACGGGTTATAAAAGAAATAGGATCTGACACGGATCACTTATCTATTATTAGTAAAGAAGATATAGAAAATGCTTTTGTGAAAGCAAGAAATGGGGATTCGATATTATGA
- a CDS encoding acyl-CoA thioesterase, giving the protein MIVSKSEIKVRYAETDQMGVVYHGNYLVWMEVGRTQLIEDLGFQYAQMEEDGIISPVIDVHIQYKKPVKYGETAVVETWLEDYDGIRSVYGYRILKENGELAAEATSKHVIVKKDSFRPVSLRKHFPDWHEVYEKAKMKKE; this is encoded by the coding sequence ATGATTGTTTCAAAATCAGAGATAAAAGTACGCTATGCCGAAACAGATCAAATGGGTGTTGTTTACCATGGCAATTATTTAGTCTGGATGGAAGTCGGCCGTACACAGCTGATTGAAGACCTGGGATTCCAATACGCACAGATGGAGGAAGATGGGATTATATCACCTGTGATTGATGTGCATATCCAATACAAAAAACCAGTAAAATACGGGGAAACAGCCGTGGTTGAAACCTGGCTCGAGGATTATGACGGCATTCGCTCTGTGTATGGGTACCGTATATTAAAAGAAAACGGGGAACTTGCTGCAGAAGCAACCTCAAAGCATGTGATCGTTAAAAAAGATAGTTTTCGCCCAGTATCACTACGCAAGCATTTTCCAGATTGGCATGAAGTCTATGAAAAAGCGAAAATGAAAAAAGAGTAG
- a CDS encoding CapA family protein, with translation MKNIIILTFILLLTFAGLLTFQWVTKQDETLAMETTPVRLHTFAPFIYQEKGYETSVTLGAIGDILIHDWLYEDAFEKGINGSYNFDPMFANITPLLQKPDILLANQESILGGKEIGISNYPLFNSPQEAGDAIIKAGVDIISTANNHTLDKGENGVLSAIQYYESVGLPYVGSYKSFEDQKKLRIIEKNKISIAFLSYTISTNGLPVPDGKEYLVNVVNEEKIRNEIKRAKEAADVVVMSIHWGQEYIRFPNQHQIDLAQFFISEGVDIVFGHHPHVLQPIEWVETEKGETGLVVFSLGNFLSGQMWDYKDIGGLVEVDLVKTFVEGESTVKITDVRFHPTYVFSKYLRDYLVVPLAEAESYGVPNAAALNQEILEHMLPK, from the coding sequence ATGAAAAATATAATAATATTGACCTTCATTTTGCTTTTGACATTTGCCGGACTGTTAACCTTTCAATGGGTAACAAAACAGGATGAGACTCTGGCTATGGAAACCACCCCAGTTAGATTGCATACATTTGCACCATTTATCTATCAGGAAAAGGGATATGAAACTTCGGTTACTCTTGGTGCAATTGGTGATATATTAATTCATGATTGGCTCTATGAGGACGCCTTTGAAAAAGGTATAAATGGGAGCTACAATTTTGACCCTATGTTTGCCAATATAACCCCGCTTTTACAAAAGCCCGATATACTCTTAGCGAATCAGGAAAGTATTTTGGGAGGAAAAGAAATTGGTATTTCCAATTATCCCTTATTTAATAGTCCCCAGGAAGCGGGTGATGCCATTATCAAAGCCGGTGTCGATATTATTTCGACGGCCAACAATCATACGCTGGATAAAGGGGAAAACGGCGTTCTTTCCGCCATCCAATATTATGAATCAGTCGGCCTCCCATACGTAGGCAGTTATAAAAGCTTTGAAGATCAAAAGAAACTAAGGATCATCGAAAAAAATAAAATATCGATAGCCTTTTTATCTTACACAATCTCTACGAATGGACTTCCCGTACCTGATGGAAAAGAGTACTTAGTTAATGTAGTTAATGAAGAAAAAATCAGAAATGAAATTAAACGGGCCAAAGAAGCAGCAGACGTAGTGGTGATGAGTATTCACTGGGGACAAGAGTATATCAGGTTTCCAAACCAGCATCAAATTGATCTGGCTCAATTTTTTATTAGTGAAGGAGTCGATATCGTTTTCGGCCATCACCCCCATGTGCTCCAGCCGATTGAATGGGTCGAAACGGAAAAGGGTGAAACAGGGTTAGTCGTGTTTTCTTTAGGAAACTTCCTATCCGGTCAAATGTGGGATTACAAGGATATTGGCGGACTTGTCGAAGTAGATCTTGTCAAAACCTTTGTTGAAGGTGAGTCAACTGTCAAAATAACGGACGTCCGGTTCCACCCGACTTACGTTTTTAGCAAGTACCTTAGAGATTATCTCGTTGTCCCGCTTGCCGAAGCTGAAAGCTATGGCGTTCCGAATGCTGCTGCGTTAAATCAGGAAATACTAGAGCATATGCTACCTAAATAA
- a CDS encoding FixH family protein: protein MRKLLIILFMMIVLILAGCGKEDSAPNGNTEQGLEMVEVDLIVPEQTNPGEELTIEAKVTQGEEAVDDADSVKFEIWNTEDEENSVMIPFESKSGGTYGITYTFPTDGVYVVQVHVDARNLHVMPSNEVIVGKGSAAKHSHSEDDHHETTESHDHHHADSDITMNFNQSTFTLNQKSELKVQLSKQGNPYTDARVRFEVWLDGAASHDWIDASETGPGEYAAAHEFESAGTYFIVIHVEHEDGTHIHSEETITVE, encoded by the coding sequence TTGCGTAAGTTATTAATAATCTTGTTCATGATGATCGTTCTTATACTAGCCGGATGCGGCAAGGAGGACTCAGCGCCTAACGGTAATACCGAACAGGGTCTTGAGATGGTAGAGGTAGATTTAATTGTTCCGGAACAGACAAATCCCGGAGAAGAATTAACTATTGAGGCCAAGGTTACTCAAGGGGAGGAAGCAGTAGACGATGCGGATTCTGTAAAATTTGAAATTTGGAATACTGAAGATGAAGAGAATTCGGTTATGATTCCTTTCGAAAGTAAAAGCGGCGGGACTTATGGGATTACATATACATTTCCAACAGACGGAGTCTACGTTGTTCAAGTCCATGTCGATGCCCGAAATTTACACGTTATGCCCTCCAACGAAGTTATAGTAGGGAAAGGATCTGCAGCTAAGCATTCCCATTCAGAAGATGACCATCATGAGACTACTGAGAGTCATGACCACCATCACGCTGATTCGGATATTACTATGAATTTTAATCAATCAACTTTTACGTTAAATCAGAAATCAGAACTTAAGGTTCAGCTTTCAAAACAGGGAAATCCATACACGGATGCACGTGTTCGGTTTGAAGTTTGGTTAGATGGTGCTGCTAGTCACGATTGGATTGATGCATCTGAGACTGGTCCGGGAGAATATGCAGCGGCTCATGAATTTGAATCTGCAGGGACATATTTTATTGTTATACATGTCGAGCATGAAGATGGAACACATATTCATTCGGAAGAAACCATTACAGTTGAATAA
- the plsY gene encoding glycerol-3-phosphate 1-O-acyltransferase PlsY, producing the protein MAEILLVLAAYLLGSIPSGLIVGKTFYNTDIREHGSGNLGGTNTFRTLGIKAGLIVTISDILKGTLATALAFWFHSDLHPLLIGLFAVVGHMYPIFAGFRGGKAVATSGGVLLMYSPILFLVLLSSFIFSLNITKMVSLSSMIAALVALAYSLITGDLPLILVVLALTTFVFYRHRANIKRIINKTEPKIKWMSKKKDR; encoded by the coding sequence ATGGCTGAAATTTTATTGGTACTAGCAGCTTATTTATTAGGTTCTATCCCGTCAGGATTAATAGTGGGCAAGACATTTTATAATACAGATATCCGCGAGCATGGAAGCGGTAATTTAGGCGGAACCAATACATTCCGTACACTTGGGATAAAAGCTGGGCTCATTGTAACGATTTCAGATATCCTAAAAGGAACATTAGCTACTGCTTTAGCCTTTTGGTTCCATTCTGATTTGCACCCGCTCTTAATTGGTTTATTCGCCGTGGTTGGTCACATGTATCCAATCTTTGCAGGCTTCAGAGGCGGAAAAGCGGTTGCTACTTCTGGCGGTGTCCTGTTAATGTATAGCCCTATCCTGTTTTTGGTGCTGCTTAGTTCGTTTATCTTCTCACTTAACATAACTAAGATGGTTTCCCTTTCTTCCATGATTGCAGCTTTAGTCGCTCTTGCTTACTCGCTCATTACGGGTGATCTTCCTTTGATACTGGTAGTACTGGCGTTAACCACCTTTGTCTTTTATCGGCACCGGGCTAATATCAAACGAATCATTAACAAAACCGAACCTAAAATTAAATGGATGTCAAAAAAGAAGGACCGGTAA
- a CDS encoding metal ABC transporter solute-binding protein, Zn/Mn family, with protein MRKTLMLPFLLISIALLSACSTSSTTTEDGKLNILTTIYPLEDFTKKIGGDLVEVKSIYPPGVDVHTYEPTSKTMIEIAESDLFIYSGTGIEAFADDVVHSMENEDVKIVAAGEGLAVESEHSEEEAHSEEDHADEEEHSHEDEHGHEDEHGHDHGDQDPHVWIDPTLSIEIAEHIKEELAAVLPEEKDTFEENFNHLKADLESLDEEFKQVIDSAKTKKIIVSHGAYGYWERRYGLEQISISGLSTTQEPSQQQLEEIIEVAKQENIHYIIFEPNTSTSLAEVVQKAVGAEVLYLTDASTLTDEDKANNEDYFSIMKRNIETLKTALN; from the coding sequence ATGAGAAAAACATTGATGCTACCCTTCTTACTAATCAGTATTGCTTTGTTAAGTGCCTGCAGCACCAGTTCGACTACAACTGAGGATGGTAAACTAAATATTCTAACTACGATTTACCCGCTTGAGGATTTCACCAAAAAAATAGGCGGAGATTTAGTTGAGGTAAAATCAATCTATCCCCCAGGTGTTGATGTACATACGTATGAACCAACATCTAAAACGATGATTGAAATTGCGGAATCTGACCTTTTTATTTATTCTGGAACCGGGATTGAAGCATTTGCAGATGATGTCGTCCATTCCATGGAAAATGAAGATGTCAAAATAGTGGCTGCCGGTGAAGGACTTGCTGTTGAATCAGAACATAGTGAGGAAGAAGCCCATTCAGAAGAAGACCATGCCGATGAAGAGGAACATAGTCACGAAGACGAACATGGTCACGAAGACGAACATGGTCATGATCACGGTGATCAAGATCCTCATGTATGGATCGATCCAACATTATCGATTGAGATAGCTGAACATATTAAAGAAGAATTGGCAGCCGTACTCCCTGAAGAAAAAGATACATTTGAGGAAAATTTTAATCATTTAAAAGCAGACTTAGAAAGCCTTGATGAAGAATTTAAACAAGTAATTGATAGTGCGAAAACGAAAAAAATCATTGTCTCACATGGGGCTTATGGATATTGGGAACGCAGATATGGTTTAGAACAAATTAGCATCTCTGGTCTTTCCACAACACAAGAACCATCCCAGCAGCAATTAGAAGAAATTATTGAAGTAGCTAAACAAGAAAATATCCATTATATTATTTTTGAACCGAACACGTCTACATCATTGGCCGAAGTAGTTCAAAAAGCAGTTGGTGCAGAGGTTCTTTATTTAACCGATGCTAGTACACTGACTGATGAGGATAAAGCGAATAACGAAGATTATTTTTCGATTATGAAAAGAAATATTGAAACACTAAAAACAGCCTTAAATTAA
- a CDS encoding glycosyl hydrolase family 18 protein yields MSELQMSQLQLEPRSGRKRKRGSLFWTGIILFLLLCTVLVTIYIGYPFASEEEVSYFEGENPILFNQEQMGNALVQDGSIYLPYSFVQSQIDEALYYEEASQSIILTTTDKVVEMPSNSLTYFINQEPVQLRMPVFHIIDDEPYISLAIIEHYYPIKVSILGNNGLVWIEQDGDSYQSAQIVKEIPREAYTKLRTEPTYQSPYYIEVEEGEQVRIEREDEDFYFVRNNQGIAGYIEKEFVEAGEDVVISVEKEQQFSEPLQIDEPIHLTWEAVYTSNPNTELLPEMPGVHVVSPTWFSLANENGDVANLGSIEYSNWAHERGFQVWGLFSNSFDPALTHEVFNTFEKREYVIRQLLHFSQLYHLDGINLDIENVNQEDGPLVTQFVREAAPYFHEAGLVLSMDITFISTSGNWSAFYERDKLADLVDYLIVMAYDEHWATSPIAGSVASLPWVETNLQTLLEVVPPDRLLLGVPLYTRLWKEEMTAEGTEVSSEALSMAQAKEWVDSRGITPTYDPVSGQNYAEWVDQSTGAIYKMWLEDAVSLEKRADLAENYGLAGIGTWSRYFADETAWTALQMEESEEEI; encoded by the coding sequence ATGTCTGAGCTTCAAATGTCGCAACTTCAATTGGAACCAAGATCGGGGAGAAAAAGAAAAAGAGGTTCCTTGTTTTGGACGGGAATTATTTTATTTCTATTGCTATGTACCGTATTGGTTACTATATATATAGGTTATCCATTTGCTTCCGAAGAGGAAGTGTCATACTTTGAAGGGGAAAATCCAATTCTGTTCAATCAGGAGCAAATGGGAAATGCACTTGTGCAGGATGGATCGATTTATCTGCCTTATTCGTTTGTTCAATCACAAATTGATGAAGCCTTATATTATGAAGAAGCTTCTCAATCTATTATTTTAACCACAACTGATAAAGTAGTAGAAATGCCATCCAATTCATTAACTTACTTCATTAATCAAGAGCCTGTTCAATTGCGAATGCCGGTTTTTCATATCATTGATGATGAACCGTATATTTCATTAGCTATTATTGAACATTATTATCCTATTAAAGTATCCATATTAGGAAATAACGGACTTGTATGGATAGAGCAAGATGGAGACAGCTACCAATCTGCTCAAATCGTTAAAGAGATTCCTCGGGAAGCCTATACGAAATTAAGAACTGAGCCTACTTACCAAAGTCCATATTATATAGAAGTAGAAGAAGGAGAACAGGTAAGGATTGAAAGAGAAGACGAGGATTTTTATTTTGTTCGAAATAATCAGGGGATTGCAGGCTATATTGAAAAAGAATTTGTAGAAGCCGGAGAAGATGTGGTAATTTCCGTTGAAAAAGAACAGCAATTTTCGGAACCGCTCCAAATCGATGAACCGATTCATTTAACGTGGGAAGCTGTATACACAAGCAATCCTAATACTGAACTGCTTCCCGAAATGCCAGGGGTACATGTTGTTTCACCAACTTGGTTTAGCTTAGCTAATGAAAATGGCGACGTCGCTAATCTGGGCTCGATAGAATATTCGAATTGGGCTCATGAAAGAGGCTTCCAGGTTTGGGGACTTTTCTCCAATTCCTTTGATCCCGCTCTCACGCATGAAGTATTTAATACGTTTGAAAAAAGGGAATATGTAATCCGTCAGCTGCTCCATTTTAGTCAGCTATATCATTTAGATGGAATTAACCTCGATATCGAGAATGTCAATCAGGAGGATGGACCGCTTGTCACCCAATTTGTCCGGGAGGCTGCTCCTTATTTCCATGAAGCAGGGCTAGTACTCTCGATGGACATAACGTTTATTTCTACAAGCGGAAATTGGTCTGCCTTTTATGAGCGTGACAAATTAGCGGATCTGGTCGATTATTTAATTGTAATGGCCTATGATGAGCATTGGGCAACTTCACCTATTGCCGGAAGTGTAGCCAGCTTGCCTTGGGTTGAAACGAATTTGCAAACATTGTTAGAGGTTGTACCGCCTGATCGTCTCTTGCTTGGAGTCCCGTTATATACGAGACTCTGGAAGGAAGAAATGACCGCTGAAGGCACAGAGGTTAGTTCAGAGGCTCTTTCGATGGCGCAAGCTAAAGAATGGGTAGATTCAAGAGGAATTACCCCAACCTACGATCCTGTCTCTGGCCAAAACTATGCAGAATGGGTCGATCAATCAACAGGTGCGATCTATAAAATGTGGTTAGAGGACGCCGTTTCCCTAGAAAAAAGAGCCGATTTAGCAGAAAATTACGGATTGGCTGGAATCGGCACGTGGTCCCGCTACTTTGCAGACGAAACCGCATGGACCGCTTTACAAATGGAAGAATCAGAAGAGGAAATTTAA
- a CDS encoding DUF3231 family protein: MEHNPKLISSEVAALWSAFMQNSMSYWIVQHFANVNEDPESTEIIQTTLTNCNFVVNEVKRIFETENHAVPIGFTQEDVNFKAGRVYSDLFTLRYIKYMAAAGTAAAAAFLEVLARNDVRQFFSKTSKMFMKLYNDTCDLLLKKGAFIRSPTIAPMEKAEYLQSESFLSGIIGRHRPLTAIELGHISKNTETNSIGRTFVAGFSQTAQSPEVRKYMERGTEIAAKHETVFRQILVEDGVPLPSTWDSTISQSTVAPYSDKLMMFQTNSLSVISIAGYGAAIGASLRKDLGGHYTRLVAEILQYANDGVQLMIENRWMEQPPQNVDRDALRNRSV, translated from the coding sequence ATGGAGCATAACCCAAAACTTATATCTTCAGAAGTTGCTGCATTGTGGAGCGCTTTTATGCAGAATTCGATGTCTTACTGGATAGTTCAGCATTTTGCTAACGTAAATGAAGATCCTGAAAGTACAGAAATTATTCAAACAACTTTAACAAATTGTAATTTTGTTGTGAACGAAGTCAAACGAATCTTTGAAACAGAAAACCATGCAGTACCAATTGGATTCACACAAGAAGATGTAAACTTTAAAGCGGGCCGAGTATATTCAGACCTTTTTACTCTGCGATATATTAAATACATGGCTGCTGCTGGAACAGCGGCTGCGGCTGCTTTTCTCGAGGTATTGGCAAGGAACGATGTCAGACAATTTTTTTCAAAAACATCCAAGATGTTTATGAAACTTTACAATGATACTTGTGACTTACTTTTGAAAAAGGGGGCATTTATTCGCTCGCCTACGATAGCTCCAATGGAAAAAGCTGAATATCTTCAGAGTGAATCATTTCTATCAGGAATAATAGGCAGACATCGCCCTTTAACCGCTATTGAACTAGGCCATATTTCTAAAAATACTGAAACAAATTCTATTGGCAGAACATTTGTAGCTGGTTTTTCCCAAACTGCTCAATCACCTGAAGTTAGAAAATATATGGAAAGAGGTACGGAAATAGCTGCAAAGCATGAAACTGTGTTTAGACAGATATTAGTAGAAGATGGTGTGCCATTGCCAAGTACATGGGATTCAACGATTTCACAATCAACGGTTGCACCTTATTCAGATAAGTTAATGATGTTTCAAACTAATAGCCTATCTGTCATTAGCATCGCTGGTTACGGGGCGGCAATAGGGGCAAGTCTTAGAAAGGATTTAGGGGGGCATTACACAAGGCTAGTGGCTGAAATACTACAATATGCTAATGATGGGGTTCAATTGATGATTGAAAACAGGTGGATGGAACAGCCTCCGCAGAATGTGGACAGGGACGCTTTAAGGAACAGAAGTGTTTAA
- a CDS encoding putative bifunctional diguanylate cyclase/phosphodiesterase, whose amino-acid sequence MSIFEIFKQKWSFLQCKSMKNSVLSREWKKAVQNGYISFYLQPKYSFTDEQVVGAEALIRWIHPKKGPIAPSEFIPLAEKRGLIQMIDTWMLESVINQIGIWNKLGISDQFQISVNVSADTLESSHFIKSIKRALKTSEVLPNQLEIEITEGVQLKDIHQVVKNLKCLQKFGIQIALDDFGVGYSCLTYLTKYPVDTLKIDRSFVWQLPNEKNASIIIRGLIHMAYELGLKVVAEGVESKEQYDFLKSHGCHTLQGFFKHKPIPVHEFESEFFRKSAAV is encoded by the coding sequence ATGAGTATTTTCGAAATCTTCAAACAGAAGTGGTCATTTTTGCAATGCAAAAGCATGAAAAATTCTGTTCTATCAAGGGAATGGAAGAAAGCTGTCCAAAATGGGTATATTTCTTTTTATCTGCAGCCTAAATATAGCTTCACGGATGAACAAGTAGTAGGAGCTGAGGCGCTGATCAGGTGGATTCATCCTAAAAAAGGACCGATTGCTCCAAGTGAATTCATTCCGCTTGCTGAAAAACGCGGATTGATTCAAATGATTGATACGTGGATGCTGGAATCAGTGATTAATCAAATCGGTATTTGGAATAAACTGGGGATATCGGATCAATTTCAAATCTCGGTCAATGTTTCAGCAGATACCCTGGAAAGCTCTCACTTTATTAAATCGATAAAACGAGCCTTAAAAACCTCTGAAGTCCTTCCTAATCAACTTGAAATTGAAATTACAGAAGGAGTTCAATTAAAGGATATCCATCAGGTAGTAAAAAATCTAAAGTGCTTGCAAAAGTTTGGGATTCAAATAGCTTTAGACGATTTTGGCGTCGGTTATTCATGCTTAACCTATCTAACCAAATATCCAGTTGATACATTAAAAATTGACCGTTCGTTTGTCTGGCAGCTGCCGAACGAGAAAAATGCCTCAATTATTATTCGAGGACTGATTCATATGGCATATGAACTTGGGCTGAAAGTTGTGGCTGAGGGCGTTGAAAGCAAAGAGCAGTATGATTTTTTAAAAAGTCATGGCTGCCATACTCTACAAGGCTTTTTTAAACACAAACCGATTCCGGTTCATGAATTTGAAAGTGAGTTTTTTAGAAAATCAGCTGCAGTATAG
- a CDS encoding CoA-binding protein, with product MAIDNPDRSEIKKILKKAKRIAVVGLSDNPERTSYMVSEAMQKAGYEIIPVNPAITETLGVKAVPSLKDIDGHIDIVNVFRRSEYLKDVAAEFEEINADVFWAQLGVYDEQVFQDLRSKGYTVIMDRCIKVEHALTK from the coding sequence ATGGCGATTGATAACCCAGATCGAAGTGAGATTAAGAAAATTTTAAAAAAAGCAAAACGAATAGCAGTCGTTGGTTTAAGCGATAATCCGGAAAGAACCTCTTATATGGTTTCAGAAGCCATGCAAAAAGCAGGTTATGAAATTATTCCAGTCAACCCTGCGATTACAGAAACACTTGGTGTTAAAGCAGTACCTTCCTTGAAAGATATTGATGGCCACATTGATATCGTTAATGTGTTTAGAAGGTCTGAATATTTAAAGGATGTAGCAGCAGAATTTGAAGAAATTAACGCAGACGTATTTTGGGCTCAGCTTGGAGTGTACGACGAACAGGTATTTCAAGATTTACGTTCTAAGGGATACACTGTCATTATGGACCGATGCATTAAAGTTGAACACGCATTAACAAAGTAA